TCTAAGcgctacgtcaacccgtcttttaaatccctccagggatggggcctcaaccacttccctgcgcagcccattccaaggcttaacaaccctttccgtgtaaaagtttttcctaatatccaatctgaacctgccctggcacaacttgaggccgtttcctcttgtcccatggcctgtgacttgggagaagagaccgacccctgcatctctacaccctcctttcagggagttggagagagcgataaggtcccccctcagggaccttatctccaggctgaacaaccccagctccctcagccgctcctcagaagacttgttctccagatccctcaccagcttcattgcccctCCTATTTGGAGaggcttagagacatggtttagtgatggtttttgttggagttaggttgatggttggactagatgatctgaaagggcctttccaacctcaacaattctacgattctataaccGGTCACAactggtcccttccaacccaaaccagtctatggtAGGATGCCCCAGAGACCAGGGCATTTTGCATGCGCTCGTGCtacagcagggctggaggagaagcagcGGCAGAGGTGAAAGGGGAGAGTCGGTGGCAGAGGGAGTTGAAGGGCAGGATGAGAGGGTGAGAAGCTGATGCTCAGCTCCTGATCCGCTGGATCAGACAGCGCTGATCTTACCGGTATCGATGAAGCCAAGGATGCAGAGTGTGATGGAAACATTAACGTTCTGAATGGTGAATTCCTGCCTCAGGGAGCTGAAAAATCCATCCAAGGCAAACTTAGTTGCAGAGTAGGGGACCGTAAAGGGAAACCCGACTTTACCTGGACACAGAGTGAAGGTCTGTTATAGCACGGAAAGCTGTTCTTTATGTGATGAAGGGCAAAACAGAGGTTGGGGCAGTATTTTACCCAAAGGGAGTTTACTGTTAGTGAAATGTCATCCTGGCACCTGAACAGCAGCGTTACAAATATTCCCGTCAGCTTCCAGCTCTTTTAAGGTCTTAAGGCCAAGACCATGTCTCATGTCTCTGCTCAGGGCATGAGCAACCCGCAGTAGCCAGGAAACCCTCGAGGGGGGAGATGGAGCAAAGTTTAAGCTCTTGTCTCTGGCTCCTGAGCTAAGCTGATCACCACAATTGTAACCGGCCTGCTGGCTGTGAGTGGGACATCTGTTAGTAATTTAGTTTCCTGACTTAACAGAAATTTATTAGAACAGAGTCATGTTTTTGTGAATAGAGTCAGTTAATAACTCGCTTTACAAATATTAGCAGGAACTTGACCTGCCAAACCGGGATGAATGGTCAGAGACCCAATGCAGTGAGAAATTacagcatttctgcttttccctgtAAAACTGGAGGTGTATGAGCTCTGCTGCTCTAATGAGCCTGACACCAGGGTGTTTGGTTTAATTGCAGGGCTGGTCAAAAAGCAACCTGGGGTGAGTGGATTGCATCAGAGAACAAATTCCATcgagaaaatacaaaaaagacctggatttggttggggttttttcattggGCTTTCTTGGTTGGTTTGTGGGGGTTGTTTTGAGTGTGTTAGGCAGTTATGGCTCCGGTGTCTCTGCGTGCTGCTTACTTCTGAAAATCAGCCCATGGTGTCTTTGGACTGAATCCCATGTCACCTACCTCGCTCCCACTCACCTGCCATGGATGAAACCACGACGATGCTGCCCTCGCTCTGCTTTAGCATGGGCAGGGCAGACACGGTCATTGCCACGTAGCTGAGGAAGTTGATCTCTAGGAGCTTCCGCACGTGCCCAACATCCCCATTGAAATAACCGAAGTACGACGTGCCGACGTGATTAAGAATCAGCATGTCTAGGCCTCCTGCAAGCAGAGGAGCTGGcgttatcatagaatggttagagtcggaggggaccttaaagattagcGCTGGGTGGGAGAGGGCTTCAACCAGCAGAGCCTTTCCTGGGAGCAGGATAAATGTCATTAAAAGAAATCAGGTTTTTGGGTCAGAGCTGTGGCCTGTCCTCTCTGGAGGGGGGATAGAGTCAGGATGGTGGCTGCCAGTAAAAATTTGgtccgtgttttttttttttttttttttttctggttcaaaaCACAAATGCCATGGCACGAGGGAGATCACCCTCGAGCTGTCTGTGGGCCCGGGGCAGGAGAGTGCTGTGCACCGAGCCGAAGGATTGCGTTACCGCAGCCGTGACCCATGACCGCAATGGCAAGGCTGCTACGGGCCCGATGGAGGGTTTCAGACCGCAGTAGCTGGGGGTGATGAAATCCGGGATTATGATACTGGAACAGGATGTCACGAGGGCACAGAGCTGAAATCGAGAGCGCAGTTCAGTTTGAGCTGGAGCGATGAAGCCGGGCAGAGAAGCGAGACTACAAAGGGCAGAATTTAGGGAAAAATCTCTCCCGTCTTGCCccatctccatctctcctgcttgttttgctgGGCATGTGGCAAAGAGCAGCACGGCCAAGGCGAGATGCAACGTTCTGCTGTTGTTTGTGGAGAGTGGTAAACATACCCAGCGAGGTCTCTGCCTCCTTCACCACGTGCTCGGCGAAGGCCATGTCCTCCATGGTGCCGCTGACGTACCGCGCCGAGGCTGCCCCCAGCTCCAGGCACCGCTCCACCACCTGCACCAACACCACGCGTCAGACACCCCGCTCCCTCCCTGCGACGCCTCTGTGCGAGcaaaagggggtgtgtgtgtgtctgtgttccCTGTTATGTGTCCCCACCTTAAAGCAGTGGTTTGGAGTTTCAGGACTGTGTTTGGAGCCTTTTAAGCTTCAAAGGGAGCCTGAGAAATTATTCCTTTGGTGAATGCGTTACCCTAGGCGGTGTGTGTCAGCAGTGCATGCGTGTAGGGTGAGCAGGAGTGTGTGTATCACTGCAGTGGAatgagggtgtgtgtgtgctggggcagcCTCTGTGGATAAGGATATGTGTACCTAACTAAGCGAGTTCAAATACTGTAATACGTGCTATGCAGGGTGTGTGTATCTGCAGGAGAGGGGTTTCTGTGTGTGCAGGAGCCCCGGACAGCACAAGTGTGTGTGACTGTGAGTGTGACTGTGCCTCGCTGGTACCTGTGCCGTGGCGATCGCACGTGCACGTCCTCATGTGTGTACCTGTGATGTGAGACTGGccttctgtgtttgtgtgtgcaccGCCGGGAATGTGCGCGTGTGAGTGCCCAGCTTGCCATTTACTTTCTGTAGCTTGGCCTCTGTCCGTGCTGTGATCAAGATGTGGGATCCCATCCGCGCCAGGTGATATGCCATCTGCTCTCCAATGCCGGTGCTCGCCCCGGTGACAATCACCCGCTTCCCTTTCAGCATCTCTGGGGACCAAGGCATGGGGATTTAATTTATccaaatgctatttaaaaaaaaaaaaaatcccccagtgCCCTTCCGAGTAAGTAGTTAACTGGAAGCTAAATGAGCCCACAAGTGCAAAGCATCCGGCACCAGGATGTCACTTCCATCTGCTGGAGAAAGCTGCACCGAGGAGCAGCTGTGGCTCCTCATGGAACGCAGCAACTCGGGGGCAGCGCGCGCCTCGTCCAGCAGTTTTTTTCCACAAATCAGGACAACAACTTAGAAATACCCCAACAACTTTGTAATAAAAATCATCCACTAAGTGCATGCTTCAAAACTTAAAATCCAACATTTAAAAGTCATGTTTATAAATTCTTTTGCTGCGCGCTGGAAAAGGGAGTGTTGAGAGCCCCCTCTGTCTCAGACCCCCCTGCCTCACCTGCTCCCTCGGGAAGTATTTCTGCGTATTACTTGCTCAGTTTGATTTAAAATCTTTGTTAAAACAACTTTCCAGCATCGCCCACCACACAAAGGCTCAGGCGTGGTTTGGTCCAAGCTCTGTACAGTTTCTATGCAAAACACTCAAATGTGGcttctcatatttttttcttaaagacagaTCCACTTTTAATACTTACCCGGTTTGAAATTATCCCTCGCAGAATAAAACCAGAAGGCCAAAACCAATCCCGAAAAGGGAATGAGAATCTTTTGCAACCGACCCATCCCACTGTGGAGTCAGGAAATAAAGCATGtaagagaagggagggaaaaaagcccTCTGCAGAGCCGCTCCAGAGGGAAGCGGCAATGCCAATCCTTTAAAACCTGGGAGCGAAGGAACTGCAACTTCCAAAGCACTGGAAAAATCTTGGGAGGATGGATAAGTGAAGCAAACCCTTTGATTTGCCGCTGGAGCTGGTGAACCTCAGCCTAACCGAGGGTGCTGTTTGGGTTCTGCCCGGCTCTTTTCATATTTCCTGTCCTACgttaaaatgcagaattttgcaCAACACCCTGGAAGAGGTGTGTCTTTGCCGAGCAGCGTCAAGTTTCACTTGGAGAACATCAGAGGGAGCCTAGTGCAGGTGGTTAAACATGGGCTTTCGTTCCTGCCGGCACCCGGCGTGGGGGCGTGCAGAGATGCAGCGGGGGTCTGATCGCTCATGGGGGTCAGGCTCCGGGGAGTGATGGGGGCTGCCTCCCTGCTGTGGGGGGACACACAAAGGTCCTGTGCTCCTCAGGGCATCGCTGCTCTGAGCCCTGAAGCATCTGCCTGTCCCTGGGATGCCGGGCAGTGGGAGCCCAGCAGTGGGTACCACCCCCAAACAGCTTCATAATGGCTTTGCTGGg
This portion of the Numenius arquata chromosome 24, bNumArq3.hap1.1, whole genome shotgun sequence genome encodes:
- the LOC141475258 gene encoding 11-beta-hydroxysteroid dehydrogenase 1-like yields the protein MGRLQKILIPFSGLVLAFWFYSARDNFKPEMLKGKRVIVTGASTGIGEQMAYHLARMGSHILITARTEAKLQKVNGKLGTHTRTFPAVHTQTQKASLTSQVVERCLELGAASARYVSGTMEDMAFAEHVVKEAETSLGGLDMLILNHVGTSYFGYFNGDVGHVRKLLEINFLSYVAMTVSALPMLKQSEGSIVVVSSMAGKVGFPFTVPYSATKFALDGFFSSLRQEFTIQNVNVSITLCILGFIDTENALRATADLLLVAPAPRAECALEILRGAALRRRELYYRYGATRLPLLLRDWAAELLDYLVRSRYRLDGLKRRSPPDPPHRPPAAAAARPGN